GTCAAGCCGGAGGCTGAACAGAACCACTACGTGCTGATGTCGCGGATCGTCACGGCGATCACGGCGATCTTCGCCCTTTACATCACGTTCTACGTGCTGGAGACCATCACCGGCGCCTGGGAGTTCATCATCCAGTGCGGCGCGGGCACAGGCTTCGTGCTGATCATGCGCTGGTTCTGGTGGCGGCTCAACGCCTGGTCGGAGATCACCTCGATGGTCGCGCCGATCGTTGCATACACCTGGATCAGCCAGTTCACCACGATCGTGTTCCCCGAGTCAATCTACATCATCGTGCTCTTCACGATTGCCGTAACCCTCGCCGTCACCTGGCTCACCAAACCAACTGACAGATCAACGTTGCACGCCTTCTACCGCACCACGAGGGTTGGCGGAGCGCTGTGGAAACCGGTGGCCGACGAACTTCCTGACGTACAAGGCGACACCGGCTTCCCGGCCCTTTTTGCCAACTGGTTTTTCGGCATCGTGCTGGTTTACGCCACACTGTTCGGAACCGGCAAACTGATCTTTGGCGAACCGCTGGCTGCCGCGCTCTACTACGCCGCCGGAGCATTGGCTGGCGTAATGATCTACCGCGACCTGTCGAAGAGAAACTGGAAAACCTTCGATTAACAATGACCTCGCGCCGCAAACTCATCCTCGCCTCGCAATCGCCGCGACGTCGGGAATTGCTCGCCATGACGGGAATTCCGTTCGAAACCGCCTCGGTCGAGATCGATGAAACCTTCGACCCGGCGCTGACAGTCGAGAAGAACGTGATGGCGATCTCGAAGCAGAAGGCCGAAGCCGTAATGTGGACGTTGCCGCAAGACGCTGGCGAAGCGATCGTACTCGGATCGGACACCACGGTAGTGCTCGATGGCGCCGCGCTCGGAAAACCCGGCGACGCCGACCACGCCTTTGAGATGCTCTCCGCGCTGCAAGGCCGCAGCCACGAGGTGCTCACCGGCTTCTGTATCCTGCACGATGGCAAGGCAATCACGGACTACGCCCGCACCATCGTCGAGATCGGCGCGATGACGCCCGGAGAGATCACCCGCTACATCGAAGTGATGAAACCGTTCGACAAAGCCGGATCGTACGGCATTCAGGACCCGCTGCTCGCCTGCTTCGTCACCGGCATCGACGGCTGCTACTACAACGTCGTCGGCCTGCCGGTCTCGAAAGTGTACGCCGCGCTCAAACCACTCTTCCCACTGGACGCGAATCGATGAGCCAGAAACCTGTCCTCGTCATCCTCGGCCCCACCGCCTCCGGCAAAACGGAGCTGGCCTTCCGCATCGCCCGTAAAACCGGCGGAGAAATCATCTCGGCCGACTCGCGCCAGATCTATCGCAGCATGGACATCGGCACCGCCAAGCCGCCGAAGTGGATGCTCAATGAAGTCAAACACCATTTCATCGACGAAAAGGAGATCGGCGAACCCTTCAGCGCGGGAGATTTCGCAGAACAGGCGGCAGAGAGAATCCGCGAACTACGTCAGCGCGGCATTACACCTATCGTGGCGGGCGGCTCGACGCTCTACCTCGAAGGCCTGCTCAAAGGCTTCGCCGAACTGCCGCAATCCAATCCGGAGATCAGAGCGCGGCTGAAGCATGAACTTGAGCTGCACGGCGCAGAAGCGCTCTACCGACGGCTCGAAGCGTTCGACCCGGAGCAGGCCAAAACCCTCGACCCCACCAAAACCCAGCGCCTCATCCGGAGCCTCGAAATCATCGAAATTTCGGGAACGACGGTCACCGCCCTGCAACGCAAAACCTCCGGCCCGCCGCCCGGCATCGAGTTCACCGTCATCGCCCTCGATCTGCCCCGCGAAGTGCTCTACGAGCGCATCAACCGACGCACAAGCGAAATGATGCACGCCGGACTCGAAGCCGAAACCCGCCATCTTTTCGACAAGTTTCGTGACGAATGGCGCAGCAAAAAACTCAACGCCCTTGCTACCGTTGGCTATCGCGAACTCTTCGAACACTTCGAAGGGCTGTACAATTTGGAGACCGCTGAAGCCCTTATCGCCCAGCACACCCGCAACTATGCCAAACGCCAGTTGACATTTTTCCGTAACCGACTCGATGTGGAATGGGTAAAAGGCCCGCTTGATGAAGCCGGGATTGAGGCGCTGGTTGAGTCGCTTTGCGAGAAAATTGCCTGATCTTTTACCACATTCACCTGCCTCTACGCAATAAAGCTCTGAACGCACCCACCTCCCCTCTCAACTCCCACCGATATTTTACGCTATCGCAAAAAATATGATTTGAATGAATGGAATTTTGTACGATAATAGGGATAGGGGTCGCTCCGCATCGATTGTATAACCATCCCTCACTGATTGTGGAGCGAAAAGGCTGTTCACATGCCTTAAAAAAATTAGTTACCGTTTTTCCGCTGGAGTTTTTTTATGAAACACTCCATATCGACTCGCAAGGAGTTGACCATCCTCAAGCTCGAAGAGCAGGTTTTTGATGTCCGGCATGCCGAATGGTTCAGGACAACAATCGATACGATGGTCAGTGATGAGGCAAGCAGAAACATCATCATCGATTTTTCACAAGTCAAGGCAATCGACTCGTCTGGCATAGGTTCCATCCTTCTTGCCCACCAGCGCGCCAACAGTTCAGAAGGGCTGGCTATTTTCGTCTCGCTCTGCCAGCAGATCAAGGATCTGCTCAAACTCGCCAACCTGGACAAACAGCTCTTCATCTTCTCATCGATCAACGAGGTCATGACCCTGATCGAACCGGCCCTGAAAGGTAAACGTGCCAGCAAGGCGCGCCGGCAGCAGCAAAATGATGATGACAACGACGGTGACGATGAGGTGAACGAAGAGATCGATATTCTGCCCGACGATGCATACGAAAGCGAATCGTTCGACGACATGGACGACGAAACAACCGACGACAGCAACGAGCGCGAAGAGGACGATGATGAAGCCGAAGTCAAGCCCCGCAAAGTGGCTAAAACGCCGAAAAAGCGCGGCCGCCCGAAGAAAAATTCTCAACCGGTGAAGGCGGTCAGAAAAAAATCCGAACATTTGGACTGACTGCCCATCTCGGCTTCCAGCTCAACACGCAGCACTATCCGCCAGCCCTCCATTTGACTTTTTTTAGCGTCTACACTATTTTTTGAACGGTGGTCAGTACCTTGCCGCCTTCTCTTGAAAAACGAACTGTTTTATCCAGAGAAAGGAGCGCCTTGCCATGCTTGACGACCTCTTTCGCGATCGGCTCAAAACACTTCTTGACACCGCAGGTGTAACCATCGACGGCCCCAATCCGTGGGATGTCCGCGTGCACGATCCCCGCATGTTCAGAAAAACCGTGCTTGAGGGCAACCTCGGCTTTGGCGAGTCCTATATGGATGGCTGGTGGGAGTGCGACGATCTCGACGAGCTGTTTTACCGGATTCTCTCCTCCGGCATCGACCAGCAGCTTGTCACGCTCACCAAAGCGGTCAAAACGCTCCAGAGCACGGTTCGAAACCTGCAAAAACCCGCACGAGCCTTCACAGTGGGCAAACGGCATTACGATGCGGGCAATGACCTTTTCCTGGCTATGCTCGATCCCCTGATGCTCTACAGTTGCGCCTGCTGGAACAAGACCAGCGAACTCGCTCAGGCGCAGCGCAACAAGCTGACGCTGGTATTCAACAAGCTCGGCCTCGAACCGGGCATGAAGCTGCTCGACATCGGTTGCGGCTGGGGCGGAACCGCGCGGTTTGCCGCAGAACAGTATGGAGCGAAAGTGGTCGGCATTACCGTTTCCGAAGAACAGGCAAGCTTCGCGAGGAAGTTCTGCGCAAACCTCGATGTCGAAATCAGGCTGATGGATTACCGCAAGCTCGAAGGCACGTTCGACCGCATCGTCTCCCTCGGCATGCTCGAACATGTGGGATATCGGAACTACCGCACCTTTTTCGAAACCGCCCGTCACTGCCTTCATCACGATGGGCGTCTCCTCGTGCAGAGCATTGGCAGCAATACCCCCTCAATGGCGAACGATCCCTGGATCGAAAAATATATCTTCCCGAACTCCCTTTTGCCCGCGGCCAGCCAGATCACCCGTGCGTATGAACGCTGCTTTATCCTCGAAGACTGGCACTCTTTCGGCCACGACTACTCACTGACGCTCAAGGCCTGGGAAGAGAATTTCAGACGCAACTGGCCGCGACTTGAAAAGAACTATGATAACCGGTTCTACCGCATGTGGCGCTACTACCTGTTAAGCTGTTCGGGCGCTTTCCGGGCGCGCGCCATCCAGCTATGGCAGATTCTGCTCAGCCCGAGCGGCATCAGGGGCAAGTGCCTGATTCCGCACGAGCCATCCGCATCAGGGTTCAGGGATAGAGAAAGCGACCGTGGTTCTTCTCGTTGAATTTGCGCACCTCTTTCTGCGCAGTATGGAGAATCTTGTCGATCGGCTTCTTCCTGACAAGCATATGTCGATAGCGATCGGTTCCGGCAAGCTTGTCGAAAAACTCCTTGTTCAGGTCGAGCTGGTCGGGATACAGCTTTTGCAAAACCAGCAGAATCGCCACTTGCATCCTGAAAGGATCGAAAATCGCACGATCGGTCACGGCAAGGCGGATACCGTAGCACGTCAGCCCAGCAAACTTGCTGCTCGACGGGATGAACGATGCCGGCTGAAGAGAAAGGCCCGGTAAATCGTATTGCTGCAGTTCCGATAACAGGACTTCGCTGTCGATAAACGGGGCACCGAAAAGTTTGAACGGAGCCTCGGTGCCGCGCCCCTCGCTCACTGCGGTAGCTTCGAGCATGACCGTAGCCGGGTAAAGCAGCAGCGTCTCGAAGTCACGGAGATTGGGCGATGGCGAACGGAAGCTGTACCCCTCAAGCGCGTCGGCGAACAAGTCGTGACGATAGCCACTCATGCGGACAACCTGCAACGAAAGCTCCGGGTAATCCCGCTGTTGCAGCCACGTAGCGATCTCCCCCACCGTCATACCGTGAATGAAGGGCAGCTCAGCCGCTCCGACAAACGACTCATAGTCCGGATCCAGCACGAAGCCGGAAACTGGCATAGGCGCAATGGGATTCGGCCGGTCAAGCACCATGAAGACGATCCCCGCGTCACGGCACGCCTCCATGGCGAGCTTCATGGTAGAGATGTAGGTAAAGCAGCGGACACCGGCGTCCTGAAGGTCGAACACCAGCACATCGATAGTTTTGAGAAGCTCAAGATCGGGGCGCTTCGTCTTGCCGTAGAGCGAATAGACCGCAATGCTGCCGCCAACTTCGTCATTACCGACTGCCTCCCCCGCCTGCCGCTCAAGCGTGAAGCCATGCTCCGGCGCCATGAGAAATTTCAGATCAACGCCATTGCTCAGCAACACCTGATAGCCCGGCTCCCCGGAGCGCGAAACCGACACGGCATTGGTAATCATGCCCACCCGTTTACCCTGAAGCTGCAAACATCTTTCGGAATCAAGCACGTCAATCCCATACCGGAACGGCTCGGCATAGGCTGTGGAAGCAGCAAGAACAAGCAGAAACAACAAAAAAGAGGTAATGCGGCCCATGAGGAAATAGCCCTGGAAATTTGCGGAGGATTGGTCTTGCTTCTTACAGAACTTATAGGTCGTATAAGTCCTATAAGAAAAAAGCTAAACGAAGGCAATATACTTTGCGAAAGCAGTAAAAAAACACGGAGGCTCTAAACAAAAAAAGGCCGCACAACATGGCGCGGCCTCTGAATGGTGGTGGGGACAGGACTTGAACCTGCAACCTTCGGGTTATGAGCCCGACGAGCTACCAATTGCTCCACCCCACGATGTAAAGTCTTTTTAATGTACAACTTCCATCGTAATTAACAAACAATTAACTGACAGAGTTCCCATTTATACCCTCGCCCTGCGGTTCCAGCAGAAACAGGCGACCATCGGCGCCCTCGACGGCGAGAATCATGCCCTGCGACAGCTCGCCCCGCATGGTGCGGTCGGCGAGATTGGCCACCAGCACAACGTTCTTGCCCACCATCTGTTCGGGCGTGAAGTGCTGCGCGATGCCCGAGAGCACCTGGCGCTGTTCCGAGCCGACCTGCAATTGCAGCTTGAGCAGCTTGTTGGCCTTCTTGACCGGCTCGCATGCGATCACTCTGGCAACGCGCAGATCGACTTTCTGGAAGTCGTCGAAGGTGATCTCCGGCTTGAAGGTCATCGGCGCAGGCTGTTCGGCGGCTTCGCGTCGCTCCGCTTCGGCAAGCAGGGCTTCGATCTTTTTCAGCTCGGGCTCGAGGTCTTTGTCTTCGATCTTCGAGAAGAGGATTTCCGACGAACCGAGCAGCTTGTGCCCTTTCTTCAACCCCGGTTCGAGCGCCTTGCGCCAAACCGGATTGCCGGGTTCGACCAGGTCGTCGATTCTGCCCTCGAAGCCGAGCATCTTCCAGATGCGATTGGCGGTTTCAGGCACGATCGGCCAGAAGAGCAGCGCGAGCGTGTGGCAAAGGTTCAGCGACACGGCCATCGTGCGGCCCGCGGCTTCCGGATCGACCTTGATGACTTTCCACGGCTCGCTCTCGGTGAGATAGCGGTTGGCGAAGCGGGCAATCTCCATCGCCTGTGCGGTTGCCTCGCGGAAATGGAAGCCCTCGTAGGCCGCTTCGAGCTTGCCGAAGCTCGCCAACCAGTCGATGCCGAGGCCGTCCCACGCTTCAAGATCGATGTCCGCAGGCACCTCGCCGCCGAAGCGCGAGTTAGTGAAGTCGATCGAGCGCTTGATGAAGTTGCCGAGCGTGTCGGCCAGCTCGCCGTTGGTGCGGTTCTGGAAGTCGCTCCAGCTGAAGTCGGTGTCCTTGTTCTCCGGGTAGTTCATCGCGATGCTGTAGCGCAGCGTGTCCGCCGGGAAGCGTTCGAGGAACTCGCCGAGATAGACCGCATAGTTGCGCGACTTGGAGAACTTGCGTCCCTCGAAGTTCATGAACTCGGAGGCCGGAACATTGTCGGCCAGCTCGTAGCGTCCCTCGCTGCGCCCCTCGTTCCAGGCCATCAAAATCGCCGGGAACATCAGCGTGTGGAACACGACGTTGTCCTTGCCGATGAAGTTGATGATGCGGGTCTCCGGATCCTGCCAGTAGCGCCGCCAGAGTTCGGAGTCGCCCTGCTTTTCGGCCCACTCTTTCGTGAATGAAATGTAGCCAAGCACGGCGTCGAACCAGACGTAGAGCACCTTGCCCTTCGCCTCTTCGGAGTCGAGCGGCAACGAGATGCCCCAGAAGAGGTCGCGGGTGATGGCGCGGTCGGCGAGGCCCTGGTTGAGCCACGTGCGAGAGTAGTTCACCACGTTGGAGCGCCAGTCGCCGGTGTGCCGTTCAACAAAGGCTTCGAGCTGCTTCTGGTAGCGCCCGAGCGGGAAGTACCAGTGCAGGGTTTCGCGCAACTCCGGCGTAGCATCGGAGAGCTTGCTCTTCGGATCGATCAGCTCGGTCGGACTGAGGTGCGTGCCGCACTGCTCACACTGGTCGCCGTTCGCGCCGGGAGTCTTGCAGACCGGGCATGTGCCGGTGATGTAGCGGTCGGAGAGGAAGCGCCCCGCCTTCGGATCGAAAAACTGCTTTTCGGTCTTCTTGACGAAAATCCCCTTTTTCTCGATTTCCGAGAAAAACTCACGAGCGGTCTCGTGATGCACCGGCCCGCTGGTGCGGCCGTAATAATCAAAGGAGATACCGCACCTGGCGAAGGCATCCGCATTCATTTTGTGGTAGCGATCAACCACGTCCTGCGGTGAAATGCCCTCCTTGTCGGCGGTAATGGTAATCGGCACGCCGTGCTCGTCCGAGCCGCCGATGTGGATCACGTCGTGGCCGCAGAGGCGTTTGTAGCGTACGTAAATGTCGGCGGGCAGATAAACCCCGGCGAGGTGGCCGAGGTGCACCGGGCCGTTGGCGTAAGGAAGAGCGGTCGTGACAAGCGTCCTTTGGAACGTATGGCTCATATCGAAAGGTCTTTCAGAAAATAGGTCTAGCTCCCGGCAAGGGGAAAAATGCGTTTAACTGTATCAGGAAATGTGGAGCGACAACGGCACTTACGGGCGCTGACCAGCCATTTTGTTGTACTGATCGAACGAGATGCGGCGCTTCTGGCCGCTGCTCTCGTAGCGGATCCAGATGCATTTCCGCTGTGGATCGACCCCCTCGACAACGGCATTGCCCTCCCGAACGGCAAAAGTAGTGCCGACTGCTGGCCAGCTATTGCTGCGGCATGAACCGTTCTTGCCTCCATTCCCTTTCGAAAACCCGAGGCAGCATTTGGGACGGTTGCACAAACCGATGGTGTTGAAAGAGAGGTTATCTCCGTTCGTCCCCTCAAACGTCTGAGGTTTTTCAGCAAACGGATTGGAGTGAATCTTCTGCATCCAGGTCGAGCAGCACAGCGAGCAGCCGCACGAGCCCTGGCTGTTGGTGCGACGGGCCTCTTCGCGTGTGGTGATCTGCACCATCTGGATTCGCGCCTTGAACTCGCCGGCAAGGTCACGTACCAGGCCGCGGAAATCGACGCGATGCGTAGCCGTGTAATAGACCGAAAGCTTCTGCTGATCGAGCCTGAGGTCGATATCGACCAGCTTCATGTCGAGCCGATGACGCTCGATCCGCTCGTGACAGGCTGCCCTGATCTCCGGCTCGCGTTTGCGAAGCTCGGTAAACGCAGCAACATCCTCCTCGCTGGCGTTGCGGATGACAGCCGGCAGCTCATCTATTTTTTCCATCAAACCCTTGAGCTCAAGCTTGCGCTGCGCAATCCGGCCCATCGAATAGACCATGCCGAAATCATAACCGCCATCAGCTTCCAGAATCACCGGCATGCCGATCGAAAGCTCACCACCTGTCTTGTTGACGTAAAATTCCCGGCGGCATCCTTTCAGCTCGACCTCGCAGACCTGAGCGGCACTCTCCGCCAGTTCCCCGGCATAGAGGTCAGTGGTCTGCTCATGTAGTAGCTTCGAAAGTTTCAGCCTGATCCTGGCATTATCGCCAAGCAGGCAACTGCATAAAACCGTACTCATACAACATTGTCCTGATCATCACTGCCGCTCCCCTGCTCGGTGAAACGACAGCACTATTTTTTAACCTCACTTCTCTGCCGAACCACTTCCGGAGAAGAGCTTACGAAACGCTTCGACACGCCGGTTGATCGATTCCGAACCGCGTATAACCATATCGAAGCCGTCGAGACGTCGCTCGATCACCGCTTGCTTCACCTTGTCGAGATGGGATTCGGTCGTCTGCTCCATGAAGGCGGTCAGGGCGTCAAGCCCCTGCCAATCCGCTCTTTTCAGCACTCTCGGCGACCCGAAAGACAGGAAAAGTTCAGGTTTCTGCTCCTCAAGATATTCAATACGGCTGACAACTGAAACAAGATAGAGTGATTCGCTCTTTTTCAGAACACGATCAGCAATGCCGGCCGTTCCCCTGAAAAAAACGAGCGGACGTTTATCGACATGCTCGATCTTTCCCTGCGGAAAAATCCAGAGCGCGTTCTGCTTTTCACTTGGTGACAGCAGGCACGTTGCAGCGTAATCAAGCGTGGCGATGGCGCTTCGCGCATTGGATCGGTCGATGGAAAAGGCCCCGAGCCGGGTGAAAAACTGGTGCTTGAGAAGCTGCGGATACTCGATGATGATGAAGAGGTTCTGCCGGAAATAGAGCTCCGTGCAGAGCTGCGACCAGAAGCCATCCCACCAGTAGGCGTGGTTACCGTAGAAAATGACCGGAATCGAAGGATCCATTTCCGGCAGACCGGTCGGCATCTGCACCCTCAGCGAGTGGAAATGCCGCCGGAACTGCCAGCGCGAATACCAGCCGAACCATCGAGTATATGCCCAGCTCCGGCGAACCTTCAGCATGGGCTGCGCTTAGCTGAACGCTTTTCTGATGCGGTTGACCGCCTCGGCCAGCTCTTCGATAGAGGCCGCATAGGACAGGCGCAGGTTCTCCGGCGCTCCGAACGCATCACCAGGCACGGTGGCCACGTAGTGCTCGGCGAGCAGATACTCCGCGACGTCGGTCGAGTCCTTCATCACATTGCCACCAAAGGTTTTGCCGAGCAGACCTTTGATGGACGGGAAGATGTAGAATGCGCCCTCCGGCAACGTGCATTCGATGCCGGGAATGGTGTTCAACTCGCGGAACATAAAATCGCGGCGCTTCTCGAACTCCGCACGGCGCTGTTCGACGATGGACTGGTCGCCATCGAGAGCAGCCACGGCGGCCTTCTGGGCGATGGAGTTCGCGTTCGAGGTGGTCTGCGACTGAATCTTGTCGCACGCCTTGATGATCCATTTCGGCGCAGCCAGGTAGCCGATACGCCAACCGGTCATCGAGTAGCTCTTGGAAGTGCCGTTGCTGACGATCACCCAGGGCTTCATCTCCGGAATCCGCGCAGGTGAGAAGGGTCGCACGCCACCATAGCAGATCATGTCGTACATCTCGTCGGAGATGATGAAAATCTCCTTGCCCTCGAGCACCTTCATCAACGCACGCACCTCGGCTTCGTTGTACACCGCGCCGGAGGGGTTCGATGGCGAGTTGAGCACGAGCACCTTCGTCTTCGGCGTGATGGCCGCGGCGAGTTGCTCCGGCGTCATTTTGTAGCCGGTCTCGATGGAGGTTTCGACGATCACCGGCGTCGCTCCGGCCAGGCGAGCCATCTCGGGGAAGCTCACCCAGTAGGGCGCGGGCACGATCACCTCGTCACCCTCGTCGCAGAGCGCAAGGAAGGTGTTGGCGAGCGTCTGCTTGCCACCGTTGCTGACGATGATTTCATCTTCGGCGTATTCCAGGCCGTTATCGCGCTGGAGTTTACGGATGATCGCTTTTTTCAGCTCCGGAATTCCGGCGTTTGCCGTATAGCGGGTGAAGCCGGAACGGATCGCCTCGATGCCCGCCTCGCAGACGTTATCCGGAGTCGGGAAGTCCGGTTCGCCCGCAGAAAGGCTCACGACATCCTTGCCTTCCGCCTTCATCTTTTTAGCCAGGCCGGTAATCCGCATCGTCTGCGATTCCTGCATGTTCTGCACTCTCTTGCTCAGGTATTGCTCATGGCTCTCTGCGCTCATGGTGGTGGTATTGGTTGTTAATTTGGTAATGCAAACTGTTATGACTGCCCCTCGCGCTCAGCCCGCTTTGCGTTCAGCTTGTCGAGCACGAAGGGGTGAACGAACTTGCTCACGTCGCCGCCAAGCATGGAGACTTCGCGGATGATGGTCGAGGCGACGTAGGTGTATTTGACGTTCGGCATGAGGAACACCGTCGTCACCTCCGGATAGAGGTGGCGGTTCAGAAGCGACATCTGGAACTCGTACTCGAAGTCCTTGACCTGCCGCACGCCGCGAACAATGGCGCTGGCTCCGGCCTGCCGCGCGTAATCGGCCAGAAGCCCCGCGTGCAGCACATCGACGCTCACATTCGAGAACTCGCGCACCACCTCGTGAACCATTTCAAGACGTTCATCGACAGAAAAAAGGGTCTGCTTCTGGCTGTTCTCGGCCAGTACCACTTCGACGTGATCGAAGATGTTCAGCGCCCGTTCGAGCACGTCGAGATGACCGTTGGTGAAGGGGTCGAAGGTTCCCGGATAGATGGCTTTTCTGGTCATGAAATCACGGTTCGGGTGTAAAAAAAGAGACTCGCGTCGTTCCGTAATCCTTGTGGAAAAGGTACCCGCGTGATTGAGAAAAATCGTGGCTTGCATGGTGCTCGATCAACAGCAGCCCATCGGCAGCAAGCAGACCGGTATCGAGAATCGAACGGATAAGCAGCTCGTAATCCTCCCAGCGGTAGGGCGGATCGCAGAACACCAGCTCGAATGGCCCCTCCTGCCGCTTGAGAAACGCCGAGACATCGGCCATGACGAACCGCGCTGAACTCTGTACGCCGATGTCGGCAGCCGTCTGCTTCATCGTATCGAGCGCCTTGCGATTCTGCTCCACAAAGCACACGCTCCGTGCGCCGCGGCTCAGCGCCTCGAAGCCGAGATTGCCGAATCCGGCAAACAGGTCCAGCACGTCGATGCCCTCAAAATCGATCCGCGCCGCAAGCGTATCAAAGAGCGACTTTTTGACCCTGCTGGTGCAGGGCCGGATGTCGCGCGAAGGCAGATGCCTGATCTTTCGCCCCCGGTATCTGCCCGCATGAATCTGCAAGTCCTATCGAAACAGCTTAAAAGTCACCGAAAATAGTCACGCCGAGAATCTCCAGCGCCTTTGCCTCGTCCTCTTTGGACGGAGGTTTGCCATGCCAGTTGGACTTGTCGGGCATCGTACCTTCAAAGAAGGGTACACCCTTGCCCATGACCGTTTTAGCCAGAACCACCACCGGTTTGGTGCGGCCTGTATCCTTGCGAAGATACTCAAGCGTATCGATGAAATGCTCGATGTCGTTGCCGTCGCAGGAGAGCACATCCCAGCCGAAGGCTCGCCATTTGTCGGCAAAAGGCTCGACCTCCATCACGTCCGAAACCTCACCGTCGATCTGCTGGTTGTTGTAATCGACAATGCCGATCAGGTTGCCGAGTTGATAATGGGCGGCGCTCATGGCGGCCTCCCAAATCTGCCCTTCCTGGCACTCGCCGTCGCCCATCAGACAGAAAACCTCTACCCTTTTTGCCATCCATGCGCAGGCCAAGCGCCGCACCGACAGCCGCCGACAAACCCTGACCAAGCGAACCGGATGCGATATTGATGCCCGGAAGCCCCGACTCGCAGGTCGGATGCCCCTGCAGGTAGGAGTT
This portion of the Chlorobaculum parvum NCIB 8327 genome encodes:
- a CDS encoding pyridoxal phosphate-dependent aminotransferase, producing MSAESHEQYLSKRVQNMQESQTMRITGLAKKMKAEGKDVVSLSAGEPDFPTPDNVCEAGIEAIRSGFTRYTANAGIPELKKAIIRKLQRDNGLEYAEDEIIVSNGGKQTLANTFLALCDEGDEVIVPAPYWVSFPEMARLAGATPVIVETSIETGYKMTPEQLAAAITPKTKVLVLNSPSNPSGAVYNEAEVRALMKVLEGKEIFIISDEMYDMICYGGVRPFSPARIPEMKPWVIVSNGTSKSYSMTGWRIGYLAAPKWIIKACDKIQSQTTSNANSIAQKAAVAALDGDQSIVEQRRAEFEKRRDFMFRELNTIPGIECTLPEGAFYIFPSIKGLLGKTFGGNVMKDSTDVAEYLLAEHYVATVPGDAFGAPENLRLSYAASIEELAEAVNRIRKAFS
- the coaD gene encoding pantetheine-phosphate adenylyltransferase, which translates into the protein MTRKAIYPGTFDPFTNGHLDVLERALNIFDHVEVVLAENSQKQTLFSVDERLEMVHEVVREFSNVSVDVLHAGLLADYARQAGASAIVRGVRQVKDFEYEFQMSLLNRHLYPEVTTVFLMPNVKYTYVASTIIREVSMLGGDVSKFVHPFVLDKLNAKRAEREGQS
- the rsmD gene encoding 16S rRNA (guanine(966)-N(2))-methyltransferase RsmD, which produces MQIHAGRYRGRKIRHLPSRDIRPCTSRVKKSLFDTLAARIDFEGIDVLDLFAGFGNLGFEALSRGARSVCFVEQNRKALDTMKQTAADIGVQSSARFVMADVSAFLKRQEGPFELVFCDPPYRWEDYELLIRSILDTGLLAADGLLLIEHHASHDFSQSRGYLFHKDYGTTRVSFFTPEP